Within Kutzneria chonburiensis, the genomic segment GTGCAGCGAGGCCAGCAGGTTCGGGTCGAGCGGGTCGCCGTGGGCGTCGGTCCGGCTGTCCATGCCGACCAGCAGGATGTTCATGTCCTGGCCCGGCGTCTTCGGCGTGGTCTTGCTGTCGATCACGTCCGCGTGCTGCACGCCCGCTTCCGCGTTGGTCACCGTCGACCAGCCGTAGTACGTGGTGCCCAGCACGAGCACCGACACCGCGGCCAGCACGCTCTTGCCGCCGATCAGGGCGATCCGCGCGCCTGTGCCCACCATGGAACAACCCACCCCTTCGCCGAACCCACGCCCGCACCACCGGAACTCTTCCGGTCCCCGAATGCTGTATCAGACGCCGTCCGGACCAGGCAGGTTGCAATGCGCCAGGCTACATGGCGGGCCGGACGCCCCCGGCCCGTTCGACGAACGGTTCTAGGCCGAGGGTACAGAGGTGTGCACGACGGCCGCGGTGGCGAGGTCGGCAATGGCCGTGCCGATCGACTTGAACACGGTGACCTCGCCCTGGTCCAGCCGCCCGGCGACGGTGCCGGCGCACAGGTCGAACAGGGTGCCGCGGACCTTCGGCGAGATGCCCGCCGCGGCCGGTTGGGCCAGGTCGCCGGACTCGCCCATGGCCGTGGACGTGTCGAGGAAAACCGACGCGTCGGCGATGAGAGCGTCGTCACCTTCCCTGGTGTACGGCGTGAAGCTCCCCGCGAGATGCACGAAAGTGCCGGGTTTCACCCACGCCCCGGGCAGCACCGGCTTCGAGGTGGCCACTGTGGCGCACACCACTGCGTCGGCGACGGCCAGCGCCGCCGGCAGATCTGTGACGGCCGCCACCATCACGCCGTCGCAGACGAAGCCCGGACCGTCCCCGAGCACCAGCAGCCGTTCGAGGTCGAACACTGCCTGATAGGCCTGTGCGGTTGCCCGGGCGTACCGGTCCTCGCCGATCACCAGCAGGGTCCTGATATCCGGACGGGCGAGGTAGCCGGCGGCGAGTGCGGAGACCCCGGCCGTGGCCCGGCGGGTCAGCTCGCCACCGTCCATGACGGCCAGCGGATGCCCGGTTCGTCCGTGCGACAGCAGGTACGTCGAGGAGAACGACTCCAGGTCGGCGAGCACGTTGCGAGGAAAGACCGTGCTCACCTTGACGCCGAGGTAGTTCCGGGTCCACGAGGCGCCGATCAGCATGGTGGCGTCGAGCTCGTTGTCCACCCGATGCCGGTGCCGCTGCGGCGCGACGGTGGCCCGCTGCCCGTGGGCGAACGCGGTGCGCAGGGTCGGCACGAGCACGTCGAACGACAGCAGCTCGCCGATCCTTGCCGCGTCAACGGTCAGCACCGCTCGGTGACCCCCGGTTTTCGGGTCTCCCTCAGTTCACCTGATGTGACCGCAGCGGCCCGATCTTCAGACCCCGATGGTCGCACTCGGCGAAGATGCGCGGCAATGCGCCCAAGGTCGCCGCCCACGAACCCGGCACGGAAGTGCAGTCCGAGTCGTGCAACAGGACGGTGCCGCCGCCGTGCAGGCTCTTGGCCACGTTCTCGTAGACGTAGTCAGGGGTGGCGCGTTTTTCCCAGTCCCGGCCCCAGGAAGTCCACAGCACGGTCTTCATGCCCAGGCGGCGGGCGGTGATCGCGGCGGCCGTGGACAGCACTCCGTACGGCGGCCGGTACCAGCGCGGGATCACGCCGGTCGTCTCGGCGATGTACTCGTAGGCGCGGGTGATGTCGTCGCGGGTGCTCAACGGCCCGCGCAGCACCAACATCCGATGTTCCCACCCGTGCACCGCGATCTCGTGTCCGGCGGCGACGATCTCCTTGCCCAGCTGGGGGTTTCGGACCAGTTCCTGGCCGAGCAGGAAGAACGTGGCATGCACGTTCTGCTTGGCCAGCACGTCGAGAAACCGTGGCGTGGCAACGGGATGCGGCCCGTCGTCGATGGTAAGCGCGACCCGCGTCTGCTCGCCGACGCCGCTGAGGCCGGGCGCGACACGACGCCGTAACGGGGCCGAGGCCAGCACCGACGGCAGCGCGTGGGCGACGACTGCGGCGCCTACGCCGGCCAGCAGGGGACGGATCATGCCGACAGCTCCTCGATCGACGCCTCCCGGACCGCGTGCCGGTGCGCCACCGCGGCCAGGGCATCCAGCGTGGCGTCGAGGTCGCAGTCCGGCGTCGACTCGACCAGGATCACGCCGCGCATCCCCCGCCGCATGGCCGCGCCGCAATGCACGGTCGCCGCCGGCACGATGATGTGTTCCCGGTGCAGCGCAACGATTCCCAGGTCGACCGGGTCCAGCTTGCCGCTGCTGACCATGAGCCGCGGCGACCGGCCGGTGACGGCGGCGACGCCGGCCGCGACCTGGCCGATGGCCGCCCGGCCGGTGAAAACGCCGGGCTCGTACAGGGTTCCGTCGGCCGCGTTGACGATTGTGATGTCCGCCTTGGCCAGTGCCCGCACGGTTTCCGGCTGGGCGTGCAGGACCGTCGTGCTCACCGCGGCGGCACCGTGCGCGGCGGCCAGTTTTTTGATGGTCCGCGGCGACATCGGCCGCGTGCTGTCCACGGCGACCAGGATGTAGACCGCGCCGCCGCGGCGGCTGGCCGGCCCGATCGAGCCGCCGGCCACCCCGAGGCTGATCGCCACCGTGGCCAGCCACAACACGACCACGGTGGCCGCGGCGGTCAGCGCCATCCGCCGGCGCGAGCGACGGGCCGGTTCCCGTTGGGGCAGCTCGGCATCCAGCGTGGCGGCCGGGCAGGTCGCTGACAGCTTCGCCTTGGTCGGCCGCGCGGTCAGTGCTTCGGCGAGGTCCCGTTCGTCACGGATCCACGGCACCAGGCCGGCTTCGTCGAGGGCGGCGGCGTTGGTGCGGCCGTGCCCGGCCAGGCAGCGGTAGGTGATCACCGGCAGCCCGGTGGCCAACGCCTCCAGCGAGCTCAGGCCGCCGGCGTTCTGCACGACGATGTCGCACGCGCGCATCAGCGTCGGCATGTCGTCGATCCAACCCAGCGCGATGCCGTGAGCAAGGTCCCGGCGCAGTGTCTCGTTCTGTCCGCACAGCACGACCGGCGTCGCCATCCCGGTCTCGGCGATTTCCCTTGCCGTGTCGGCAATGTCGCCGACGCCCCAGGAGCCGGCGGCGACCAGCGCGAGCCGGCCCTCGCTCGGCAGCCCGAACTTCTCCCGTGCCGCTTGACGTTCGGCGTCGTCGGCGGCCGGCCGGAACGCGGGACCGACGGCCGGGCCGGTCACGATGACGCGCTTCGCGCCCAGCCGGCGGGCCTGCTCGGCCGCGACTTCGTGCAATGCGATGTGCAGATCCACGTGCCGCGCGACCCAAAGCCGGTGCACGGACAGGTCGGTGAGGTACGTGACCACCGGAACGGTCACGCGACCCTTGCGCCGCATGCCACTCAACGTCTGACTGGGCAAGGGATGCGTGGAGACGACCAGATCGGCGCCGGCGACCACCCGGCGCAGCGGGCGACTGGTCACCGCGAACAGCAGGCAGATCAGCCGGGCGAACAGGCGTGACCGTTGCAGCAGGCCGAGCAGGACGTCCCAGCTGCGCGGCACGGACAGCAGTTGCCGCAGGTAGGCCGCGCCGAGCCGGCGTCCGAGCGAACCCGGCAGCATGTCCAGATAGTCGTGGATGTCCACGGTGTGACCGCGCTCGGTCAGCCGGCGCGCCAGCTCCCGGGCCGCGCCGTCATGACCGGCGCCGACGCCGGCGGACACGATGACGACCCGGTTCACCCATCTCCAGTCTCGCAAGGAATCCCGGTCACGACCGACCGTTGGCCAGGAGACTAGCGAATTCCGGATCTTGGCGTGAGTTGACCTCGGCTAGCCGGCGGCGGCGTGACTGTGGTCGACCGTGCGCCACCACATGTCCAGATGCCGCCGCAGCACCCCGTTGAACAGGCCCGTTCGGCGCTGCACCGCGTGACCGGCCGACTCCACCGGCACCAGCCAGCCGTCGGCCGCCTCGACCAGGACCTCAGCGGTACGCCACAACGCGCCGCCGAACACCGTGCGCTCGCCCGCGTCGTGCTCAGGGCCCTCCCGGCCGCCGATGACCACCGTCATCATCGTGGACAGCGCGGTGACCGCGGCCGCGTCCAGCGGGGCCAGGCAGGCCGGCGTCTCCTTGCGGGCCGCCTCCGCGCAGCGCTCCGGCACCTCCAGCCGTGGCGGCTCCAGATATCCCAAGGTGGTCTGGTACGCCCGGAGGAACTCGGGGCCGTCCAGCAGGCAGCTCTGGTCGTGCAGCTCGACGAACTTGCCGGCCAGGTCCTCGACCAGCGAGCTCCCTTCGACCAGTTGGAACAAGGGCGGCTCGACCAGCACGATCGAGGACACCAGGGCCGGCGCCAGCTGCGCGGCCAGCAGCGCGCCGGCGGCCGAGCAGCCGGCCGCGACCAGATGGGTGGGGCCGTTGCGGCCCAACACCTCCAGCAGCATCCGGGCGTCCGAGGTCCAGCCGGCGGTGGACGCCGGGTCGGTGATGGCGTAGCCGGGGCGGTCCACGATGCCGAGGCACATGTCGTCGGCCAGCTGCAACTGGCCCAGCCAGCTCGTCGACCCGGTCATCGCGATGTCGTGCAGCAGCAGCACGCGGGGTTGATCCGGTGAGCCCAGCCACAGCACGGCGCCCGGGTCGTCGGCCAACGAGCCGGGCTCGGGGTCGGCGTGGCGCACCGTCCACCTCCTGTTCGCTTTGTTGCTGGCGGTAGATACCGCTGCCGGCTGCGGACAGTTCAATCCTCGTTCTGGCTGGCCAGCACCCGGGCCACGCCGGCACGGTTGGTCACGCCGAGCTTGGCGAAGATGTGCGTCAGGTGCGTCTCCACCGTCCGCACGCTGAGCACGAGCTTCTCGGCGATCTGCTGGTTGGTGCTGCCGGCGCAGACCAGCTCGGCGACGTCCAGCTCGCGCGGGGACAGCGTGTTGGCCAGCGAGCCCGTGTGCGGCACGCGGACCCCGAGCCGGCGCTGCTCGCGCACCGCCGTGGCGTGCAGTTCCGCCGCCTCGCAGGCGTTGAACATGGCCGCCGCCGCTTGAAGTTCACGTAGCGCCTCGTCGCGACGGGCGACGCGGGCCAGGCAGGTGCCGGCCGTCAGCCGGGCCGTGGCCTCCCACAGCGGCATGCCGATCCGCTCCGCCGCCGCGGCCGCGCTCAGCGCCTTGTCGGCGTCGTTGTCCGCGTAGGCCGCGGCCAGGTCGCGGAAGACGACGTCGATGTCCAGCCGGCCGTCGGCCAGGTTGGCCGCCGCATCGGCCCAGTGGCGGGCCCGTTTCGGGTCGGCCTTGGCCAGCAGGCAGCAGCTGACCAGCCGGGTGTACGGGTCGATCTCGGCCAGCCGCGGCTGGATCTCCTCGACCGCCTTGGCGTGGTCGCCGGCGTGCACCTGGGCCAGCAGCAGCTGGTTGCGGGCCAGCGAGGCCAGCGCCGGGTGACCGTCGCCGATCGCCGCGACAGCCCGTCTGCCGGAGCGGATCGCCGTCGAGTGCTGGCCGCGCCAGCTCTGTAGCTGGCACCAGACGCCCAGCAGCGCGCCGCGGATGCTGGACTGCGGCTGCATCGACTCCAGCGCCTCCTCCACCGCGGCGAGGCCGTCGGTGATCCGGCCGGCGACCACGTAGGCGAAGGCCAGGCCGTGCAGCAGCTGCGGCAGGAAGTAGCGGTGGTCGTGATCCCGGGCCAGCTCAACGGCCTTGGTGAAGTGCCTCAGGGCCAGCGTCTGCTCGCCGATCAGCACCTCGGCCCAGCACAGCATGTGGATCGCCGGCAGCCAGGACAGGAACTCGTCGTCGTCGCTGGCGTCGACAAGCCGCGCGGCCGCCCTGACCGTCTCCGCCGCCTGGAAACGGTTGCCCTCCACCGTTTTCACGTACGCGTGCAGTGCGGCGAAGGGGACCGTCCAGCGGTTGCGGTCGTCCTCCGGGGCCGCGTCCAGGAATGGCTTCGCCGTGCGGGCCTCGCCCCGCATCGCCGCGTCCAGCACCAGTTGCAGGCGCAGCGCCGGGGCATCCGGCTGGCGGTTCAGTTCCGACGTCAGCAGCAGGCGGGCCCAGTCCTGCTCGCCGCGCAGTTGGGCCAGCAAGGCCGCGAAGGCCGCCACCGGCGCGCGTTTGGGGTGGTCCTCGGCCATCGTCTTCAGCACGGCCCCGAAGGTCTCCAGCGCCGGCATGATCCGGCCGCTGATGCCCTGGCAGAAGGCCAGTTCCGTGCGGATGTCGATGTCGTCCTCGGTGGCCAGGTGGCGCGCCGCCTCGTACCAGCTGGCCGCCGTCGTCGGCTGGTTGGTGGCGATGGACCGGGCCGCGGCGACGAGGGTTTTCACCGCCTCCTGATCACCGTACTTCGCCGAGCGGAGAACGTGTTCCGCCCTTCTGACCGCCGGCGCGCCGACCTTCGCCAAGTAGGCCGCGATGCGGGCGTGGGCACCATGGCGCCAGCCGGCGGCCGCCGAGTCGTAGGCCACTTGGCGCACCACGCAGTGCCGGAACCGGAACCGCCCCGAGCCCTCGACCTCCCTGAGCACGTCCCGCGCCACCAGGTCGTCAAATGCTTGCAGGACAACATGTTCAGGCACCTCGGCGACGTGCGCGATGACCGACGGCTCGAACGTGTCGCCGGCCACCGCGGCTGCTTTGGCCACCAGCGCTTCCATCGGGCCCAGGCCCGCCAGCTCCTCGGCCAGCGTCGCCTTCGCCGACTCCGGCAGCTCCGTTCGGTCCTTCGTCGGACGGGTTCGGGCCAGCGTGTCCAGGTAGAACGGGTTCCCGCCGCTCGCGTCGTACAGGCGTTGCCTCGTGTGCGGGCTCATCGCCGTGCCCAGCAGCTGGTCCGCGTCCGCCTTGGACAGCGGGCCCAGCTCGATCCTCGTCGCGTGGTCGGCCAGGGCCCTGGACAGGCGGAACGACACCTGGTTCGGCCGGTAGGCCAGGACCAGCAGCATCGGCGCCGGCAGCGGGTGGCGGACCAGGTAGTCCACCAGTTCGATCGTCGCGTCGTCCGCCCAGTGCACGTCGTCCAGCACCACCGTCGCCGGCGCCAGTTCCCTCAGCAGCGACCTCATCGCCCGGTACAGGCGGGGCTTCACCACCTCTTGCGCCGGCTTCTTCGACAGCACCGGGAAGGCCGTCGCCAGCAGTTGCGTCTCCGCTTCGCTCAGCTTGTCCGCCAGCGTCGCGTCCACCCGGTCCACCAGCGCGTCCACCAGCGGGGCGAACGGGACCTCCCGCTCCG encodes:
- a CDS encoding ornithine cyclodeaminase family protein (catalyzes the formation of L-proline from L-ornithine); amino-acid sequence: MLTVDAARIGELLSFDVLVPTLRTAFAHGQRATVAPQRHRHRVDNELDATMLIGASWTRNYLGVKVSTVFPRNVLADLESFSSTYLLSHGRTGHPLAVMDGGELTRRATAGVSALAAGYLARPDIRTLLVIGEDRYARATAQAYQAVFDLERLLVLGDGPGFVCDGVMVAAVTDLPAALAVADAVVCATVATSKPVLPGAWVKPGTFVHLAGSFTPYTREGDDALIADASVFLDTSTAMGESGDLAQPAAAGISPKVRGTLFDLCAGTVAGRLDQGEVTVFKSIGTAIADLATAAVVHTSVPSA
- a CDS encoding polysaccharide deacetylase family protein, yielding MIRPLLAGVGAAVVAHALPSVLASAPLRRRVAPGLSGVGEQTRVALTIDDGPHPVATPRFLDVLAKQNVHATFFLLGQELVRNPQLGKEIVAAGHEIAVHGWEHRMLVLRGPLSTRDDITRAYEYIAETTGVIPRWYRPPYGVLSTAAAITARRLGMKTVLWTSWGRDWEKRATPDYVYENVAKSLHGGGTVLLHDSDCTSVPGSWAATLGALPRIFAECDHRGLKIGPLRSHQVN
- a CDS encoding MGDG synthase family glycosyltransferase, with the translated sequence MNRVVIVSAGVGAGHDGAARELARRLTERGHTVDIHDYLDMLPGSLGRRLGAAYLRQLLSVPRSWDVLLGLLQRSRLFARLICLLFAVTSRPLRRVVAGADLVVSTHPLPSQTLSGMRRKGRVTVPVVTYLTDLSVHRLWVARHVDLHIALHEVAAEQARRLGAKRVIVTGPAVGPAFRPAADDAERQAAREKFGLPSEGRLALVAAGSWGVGDIADTAREIAETGMATPVVLCGQNETLRRDLAHGIALGWIDDMPTLMRACDIVVQNAGGLSSLEALATGLPVITYRCLAGHGRTNAAALDEAGLVPWIRDERDLAEALTARPTKAKLSATCPAATLDAELPQREPARRSRRRMALTAAATVVVLWLATVAISLGVAGGSIGPASRRGGAVYILVAVDSTRPMSPRTIKKLAAAHGAAAVSTTVLHAQPETVRALAKADITIVNAADGTLYEPGVFTGRAAIGQVAAGVAAVTGRSPRLMVSSGKLDPVDLGIVALHREHIIVPAATVHCGAAMRRGMRGVILVESTPDCDLDATLDALAAVAHRHAVREASIEELSA
- a CDS encoding alpha/beta fold hydrolase is translated as MRHADPEPGSLADDPGAVLWLGSPDQPRVLLLHDIAMTGSTSWLGQLQLADDMCLGIVDRPGYAITDPASTAGWTSDARMLLEVLGRNGPTHLVAAGCSAAGALLAAQLAPALVSSIVLVEPPLFQLVEGSSLVEDLAGKFVELHDQSCLLDGPEFLRAYQTTLGYLEPPRLEVPERCAEAARKETPACLAPLDAAAVTALSTMMTVVIGGREGPEHDAGERTVFGGALWRTAEVLVEAADGWLVPVESAGHAVQRRTGLFNGVLRRHLDMWWRTVDHSHAAAG
- a CDS encoding ATP-binding protein; protein product: MDHLDNQRRPLVGRAAELVLLDDVAAQAGTAFRLVEVVGEPGAGKTRLLAEFTRKRLVLKGRAVESEREVPFAPLVDALVDRVDATLADKLSEAETQLLATAFPVLSKKPAQEVVKPRLYRAMRSLLRELAPATVVLDDVHWADDATIELVDYLVRHPLPAPMLLVLAYRPNQVSFRLSRALADHATRIELGPLSKADADQLLGTAMSPHTRQRLYDASGGNPFYLDTLARTRPTKDRTELPESAKATLAEELAGLGPMEALVAKAAAVAGDTFEPSVIAHVAEVPEHVVLQAFDDLVARDVLREVEGSGRFRFRHCVVRQVAYDSAAAGWRHGAHARIAAYLAKVGAPAVRRAEHVLRSAKYGDQEAVKTLVAAARSIATNQPTTAASWYEAARHLATEDDIDIRTELAFCQGISGRIMPALETFGAVLKTMAEDHPKRAPVAAFAALLAQLRGEQDWARLLLTSELNRQPDAPALRLQLVLDAAMRGEARTAKPFLDAAPEDDRNRWTVPFAALHAYVKTVEGNRFQAAETVRAAARLVDASDDDEFLSWLPAIHMLCWAEVLIGEQTLALRHFTKAVELARDHDHRYFLPQLLHGLAFAYVVAGRITDGLAAVEEALESMQPQSSIRGALLGVWCQLQSWRGQHSTAIRSGRRAVAAIGDGHPALASLARNQLLLAQVHAGDHAKAVEEIQPRLAEIDPYTRLVSCCLLAKADPKRARHWADAAANLADGRLDIDVVFRDLAAAYADNDADKALSAAAAAERIGMPLWEATARLTAGTCLARVARRDEALRELQAAAAMFNACEAAELHATAVREQRRLGVRVPHTGSLANTLSPRELDVAELVCAGSTNQQIAEKLVLSVRTVETHLTHIFAKLGVTNRAGVARVLASQNED